In one Plasmodium falciparum 3D7 genome assembly, chromosome: 14 genomic region, the following are encoded:
- a CDS encoding pantothenate kinase 1, putative: MRKYKNELNISNVLEKKDDCCSLDIGGTLIKVVYVNHKYIHDDNIKENTEHLMIKMNGNKNIYLTFFDISKLDDTLYFLLRNNLIKKKITLTGGGAHKYFYHVLEKALYHKLGMEINKGDNKIYVSKYLYDEKLSIFSIFVCSTKSNDQNKNDDINNFNSKIIEGQVLFDKKFVDKFPSDTIKIYVEKRYFDKNGNNDDNNNDDDDNNDDDNNNNDDNNNDNYMILTCSRKDEMNCIMNGIHTLFSVDKSFFRYERFLNVKVPVKITSPFHPFIIANIGSGISILKSNGYDSYQRIAGTAIGGGTLMGLAKIILDNISFEELIKCAEDKNKNISFDLKMKHIIGDAPVDGCTHANTLASCFGCLKNILKEIKENNGHNKTIHHEVAKGLIQMVSYNIGYMVYLLSKMHNVKRIFFSGKYISNNEYIMESLTHGVYYYYLHFNSKMNGVDKINDINLKNNIAKNTIKRELYNVKDIHFNDKDMNSYLSYHYKLQDKEILPQVLFPKHDGFLGALGCFFLA, translated from the exons ATGAGAAAGTATAAAAACGAATTAAACATTTCGAATGTCCTCGAGAAGAAGGATGATTGTTGTTCGCTAGATATTGGAGGTACGTTAATAAAAGTTGTATATGtaaatcataaatatatacatgatgataatataaaagaaaatacagAACActtgatgataaaaatgaatggaaataagaatatatatttgactTTTTTTGACATATCTAAGTTAGATGacactttatattttttattgagaaataatttaattaaaaaaaaaataacgtTAACAGGAGGAGGGgcacataaatatttttatcacgTGTTAGAAAAAGCACTTTATCATAAATTAGGAatggaaataaataaaggcgataataaaatatatgtatcgAAATATCTGTATGATGAAAAGTTATCTATATTTAGTATATTCGTGTGTAGTACAAAAAGTAATGATcagaataaaaatgatgacataaataattttaatagtaAAATTATTGAGGGACAAGTTTTGTTTGATAAAAAATTTGTTGATAAATTTCCTTCAgatacaataaaaatatatgttgaaAAACGGTACTTTGATAAAAATggtaataatgatgataataataatgatgatgatgataataatgatgatgataataataataatgatgataataataatgataattatatgataCTTACGTGCAGTAGAAAAGATGAAATGAATTGTATTATGAATGGTATCCATACTTTATTTAGTGTTgataaatcattttttagATATGAAAGATTTCTTAATGTAAAAGTACCAGTAAAAATAACCTCTCCTTTCCATCCTTTTATTATAGCAAATATTGGTTCAGGTATTTCCATTCTTAAATCTAATGGATATGATTCTTATCAAAGAATAGCTGGTACAGCTATTGGGGGAGGCACCCTTATGGGCCTAGctaaaattatattagatAATATTTCCTTTgaagaattaataaaatgtgctgaagataaaaataaaaatatatcatttgatttaaaaatgaaacataTAATTGGAGATGCTCCAGTAGATGGATGTACTCATGCAAATACTTTAGCTAGTTGTTTTGgatgtttaaaaaatattttaaaggaaataaaagaaaacaatGGACATAACAAAACTATACATCATGAGGTAGCCAAGGGTTTAATTCAAATggtatcatataatataggATATATGGTATATCTATTATCAAAAATGCACAATGTAAAAAG aatatttttttccggtaaatatataagcaataatgaatatatcaTGGAATCACTTACACATGGAGtttattactactatcttCATTTTAATTCAAAAATGAATGGAGTAGATAAGATAAatgatattaatttaaaaaataatattgctaaaaatacaattaaaagagaattatataatgttaaaGATATTCATTTTAATGACAAGGACATGAATAGTTATCTTTCTTACCATTAC aaaCTTCAggataaagaaatattaccCCAAGTTTTATTTCCTAAGCACGATGGTTTTTTAGGTGCTCTTGGATGTTTTTTCCTTGCCTAG